The genomic stretch AGCGGAGAAGAAGCCAAGGGCAGAGAAGAAATTGCCCAAAGAAGGAGCTAgtgacaagaagaagaagaggtccAAGAAGAGTGTGGAGACTTACAAGATCTACATCTTCAAGGTCTTGAAACAAGTCCACCCTGATATTGGGATCTCAAGCAAAGCTATGGGTATCATGAACAGTTTCATCAATGATATCTTTGAGAAGCTTGCTCAAGAGTCTTCAAGGCTTGCTAGGTATAACAAGAAGCCCACCATTACCTCTCGGGAGATCCAGACTGCTGTCAGATTGGTTTTGCCTGGAGAGCTTGCTAAGCATGCTGTTTCTGAAGGGACTAAGGCTGTTACCAAGTTTACTAGCTCTTAGGTGGTTAGTGCTTGTTGGGCTTTTGTGGAATTAGGATTTATGTTTGATGTAAAGGTTCTCTAGGTCCTGATCTGAACCAAATCCATGTAGTTTCTTTTGTTCTAATCAATGAAACTTAGTCTTAGCTCCTATATCGTCTTTATACCTGTTTTGAATGATTTGCTTATCTTCCCCGTCCCATTCTGTGCTTTGATTGTTTGGAGATAGTTGGGTTTGGAGGATTTGGGGTTTTTCCTTGACTGGGTCATTTGTGGCAGGACAGCAACCTTAAGAATTTTCCGTAAAAACAAAACCCTGTTTTGCAAATCTCTTCCCATGTAGGCTTTTCTATCTTCCGCACCAAGAGGTTGATCCTGTCTTGTGGGTTATCAACATTTGTGATCTATGACAAAACAAGCGTTTTCTTTTagatctatgtttttttttttccattcaccAAGCAATCATTCTTATTATATGTAATATCtaaaagatgagattgaaaTGGCAAGAGTATTCATAACAGCCTAGGATTTAAGGGGGAGACCGCTGTTTGTGCATTTTAACAAGCAGCTAGAAGGCACAGCAAGATAGCTGCTATGATAACACGCAATAGGGTGCTCAATCAGTACAGTAACTGACATGAAAGAAACCTTGCAAAAGATCATGGAAGAGAACCAAAACATGcatcaaagaaaaagcaaaaaaagcaTGGAAGTCCTTTACCTTTTATCATTTTTGCAGCATCCATGAAGCGCTAAAGCAGTACAAGGAACAGAGGTAGCGGGTCAAGTTCTTGCCACAAAAGAATT from Populus alba chromosome 8, ASM523922v2, whole genome shotgun sequence encodes the following:
- the LOC118060296 gene encoding probable histone H2B.1; its protein translation is MAPKAEKKPAEKKPAAAEKAPAEKKPRAEKKLPKEGASDKKKKRSKKSVETYKIYIFKVLKQVHPDIGISSKAMGIMNSFINDIFEKLAQESSRLARYNKKPTITSREIQTAVRLVLPGELAKHAVSEGTKAVTKFTSS